A single genomic interval of Spirosoma taeanense harbors:
- a CDS encoding TonB-dependent receptor yields MLHRTQAQTTQASISGLISDNQKSPLPGATVQVRNESTGFTTGTVTNVQGEYLFKELPLGGPYTIRVSYVGYGEQKRTGYMLNQGDAIRINLTMQASGQELEVVQVVASGLKNKTENFGAATAVTAKSIATLPVNGRNFTTLVDLSPLSRGGSISGQLGSSTNYTIDGMTAKNPTSAGSTTSRSGAPYSISIEAVREFKVITNQYDVVYGRAGGGLVSAVTKAGTNTFSGSAFNYTRANWLSSPYDIRGNRRNNKFATNQYGFALGGPIIKDKLHFFVVWDHQQDSRPLIIADVQTPADENRFNVTRTTLDRFVDIARRQYGVANTQQYGTFDKARGSDAAFARIDWQINSKNLLTIRNNFTSDRNKLGLQDNTSVNIFESYGNDFNVDNSLLATLRTSLSPRITNELKVQYLYTYQKSSPGDQLPAANIPRAIVENVTSTIDGASRSTNIQMGGHRFAQEGFTNNVVQLVNNLYYNTDKIQYTYGVDLMYTHAKSLYGSEVNGRFHYTVDAAAGLTALDKFERLQPYRYYREVPLVADPTVYGNTLNAGAYGQLSTNLARGLNMTAGLRFDYAVYPKAQFNQVVFDELKLRTDNQLKSFVAQPRLQLTWDINEAHRDFVRFGAGVFASDINNYAIINNLTFDGKHLATVDVRAPNIPTPDFAAYRNNYASIPSLAAFQLPTINLTGKDARVPVMYKANLSYSRFLTDKLKVGISGFMTLGRNNYMYVDRNMVADPYFRLANEDNRGVYVPLSSMPANGAGDWLQGRISQKLGRVLELNSAGKVNQFAVVADVTYQYFRDAEISASYTWNDTRDNVSYNGNVANTATLVLPVKDDPRNLSRITYSDNQFRRKVVVYGTAPSFYGVTIGVRYSGIGGTRYSLLSGANSNADFVSGTNDLAYIFDRNNESVPANVRTGLQAILDNPNASQSIKDYINAYSGKIAERNGGINGFYGVFDIRASKRFRLYKTHAIEVSADIFNFANFLNKSWGVNQSLGTQALYALGIPATSTSPAVAGFDRTNQRFVYRVNTAGVVSPSGDPYQIQLGARYSF; encoded by the coding sequence ATGCTTCATAGAACACAGGCGCAAACTACGCAGGCTTCCATTTCCGGCCTTATCTCCGACAATCAGAAAAGTCCGCTTCCGGGTGCTACCGTTCAGGTCCGGAACGAGTCGACCGGCTTTACAACCGGCACCGTAACCAATGTTCAGGGCGAATACCTCTTTAAAGAATTGCCGTTGGGCGGGCCCTACACCATCCGCGTTAGCTACGTCGGCTATGGCGAGCAGAAACGAACCGGGTATATGCTCAACCAGGGCGACGCCATTCGGATCAACCTGACCATGCAGGCAAGTGGCCAGGAACTGGAAGTGGTTCAGGTAGTGGCTTCAGGCCTGAAAAACAAAACAGAAAACTTTGGAGCCGCTACGGCCGTAACGGCCAAATCGATTGCTACGCTGCCGGTCAACGGCCGGAATTTCACGACCCTAGTCGACCTGTCGCCGTTGAGCCGTGGGGGAAGCATTTCCGGCCAGCTGGGTTCGTCGACCAACTACACCATCGACGGCATGACGGCCAAAAACCCGACATCAGCCGGCTCAACCACCAGCCGCAGCGGAGCGCCTTATTCGATTTCGATCGAGGCCGTCCGTGAGTTCAAAGTAATCACCAACCAGTACGACGTTGTCTACGGGCGCGCAGGGGGCGGCCTGGTCAGCGCGGTAACCAAGGCGGGTACGAACACCTTCAGCGGCAGCGCGTTTAACTATACCCGCGCCAACTGGCTGTCGAGTCCGTACGACATCCGCGGAAACCGACGGAACAATAAATTCGCCACCAACCAGTATGGTTTCGCTCTGGGTGGACCAATCATCAAAGACAAGCTTCATTTCTTTGTGGTCTGGGACCACCAGCAGGATTCACGGCCGCTGATTATCGCGGACGTACAGACCCCCGCCGATGAAAACCGGTTCAACGTGACCCGAACTACCCTCGACCGGTTCGTTGACATTGCCCGGCGTCAGTACGGCGTTGCCAATACGCAGCAGTACGGGACGTTCGACAAAGCCCGCGGTTCGGATGCCGCCTTTGCCCGGATCGACTGGCAGATTAATTCGAAAAACCTGCTGACGATTCGCAACAACTTCACCAGCGACCGCAACAAGCTGGGCCTGCAGGATAACACATCCGTCAACATCTTCGAGTCATACGGAAACGATTTCAACGTTGATAACAGCCTGCTGGCTACGCTTCGTACGTCGCTAAGTCCGCGGATCACTAACGAACTGAAGGTTCAGTACCTGTACACCTACCAGAAAAGCAGTCCCGGCGATCAGCTACCAGCCGCCAACATTCCGCGCGCCATTGTTGAAAACGTAACTTCAACGATTGACGGAGCCAGCCGCTCGACCAACATTCAGATGGGTGGCCATCGCTTTGCGCAGGAAGGTTTTACGAACAACGTAGTTCAGCTGGTCAATAACCTGTACTACAATACCGACAAGATTCAGTACACCTACGGCGTGGATCTGATGTATACCCATGCCAAGTCCCTGTACGGCAGCGAGGTGAACGGACGTTTTCACTACACGGTCGATGCCGCGGCTGGCCTGACCGCCCTCGATAAATTTGAGCGTCTGCAGCCCTATCGCTACTACCGCGAAGTGCCGCTGGTGGCCGACCCAACCGTGTATGGTAACACCCTGAATGCGGGTGCTTATGGCCAGTTAAGCACGAACCTGGCGCGGGGCCTGAATATGACCGCCGGCCTGCGTTTTGACTACGCAGTCTACCCAAAGGCGCAGTTTAACCAAGTGGTTTTCGACGAGTTAAAACTTCGCACCGACAATCAGCTCAAATCGTTTGTGGCCCAGCCTCGTTTGCAGTTAACCTGGGATATCAACGAAGCCCACAGAGACTTTGTGCGCTTCGGCGCAGGGGTGTTCGCGTCGGATATCAATAACTACGCGATCATTAACAACCTGACGTTTGACGGTAAACACCTGGCTACGGTCGACGTCCGGGCTCCGAATATCCCAACGCCGGACTTTGCCGCTTACCGGAACAACTACGCCAGCATTCCGTCGTTAGCCGCTTTCCAGCTGCCAACCATCAACCTGACGGGTAAAGATGCCCGGGTACCGGTGATGTATAAAGCTAACCTCTCCTATAGCCGCTTCCTGACCGACAAGCTGAAGGTAGGCATTTCGGGCTTTATGACCCTGGGCCGGAACAACTATATGTACGTAGACCGGAACATGGTGGCCGATCCTTATTTCCGCCTGGCGAACGAAGACAACCGGGGCGTTTATGTTCCCCTCAGTTCAATGCCCGCCAACGGCGCAGGCGACTGGCTGCAGGGCCGGATCAGCCAGAAGCTAGGTCGGGTGCTGGAGCTGAACAGCGCGGGCAAAGTGAACCAGTTCGCCGTTGTAGCCGACGTAACGTATCAGTACTTCCGGGATGCCGAAATATCGGCCAGCTACACCTGGAACGACACCCGCGACAATGTTTCGTATAACGGAAACGTAGCCAATACCGCTACGCTGGTGCTGCCGGTGAAAGATGATCCACGGAACCTAAGCCGCATAACGTACTCGGATAACCAGTTCCGCCGGAAGGTCGTCGTTTACGGTACAGCGCCCAGTTTCTACGGCGTTACCATAGGTGTTCGCTACTCCGGTATTGGCGGCACGCGCTACTCGCTTCTGTCGGGGGCCAACAGCAACGCCGACTTTGTGTCGGGCACGAACGATCTGGCCTATATTTTCGACCGGAACAACGAGTCAGTACCGGCCAATGTCAGAACGGGACTGCAGGCTATCCTGGACAACCCGAACGCCAGCCAGAGCATCAAAGATTATATCAACGCCTACTCCGGCAAAATTGCCGAACGAAACGGCGGTATCAACGGCTTTTACGGGGTGTTCGATATTCGGGCCAGCAAACGGTTCCGACTCTATAAAACGCACGCCATTGAGGTATCGGCCGATATTTTCAACTTTGCGAACTTCCTCAACAAAAGCTGGGGCGTAAACCAGTCGCTGGGCACGCAGGCGCTATACGCCCTGGGTATTCCGGCCACCAGCACCAGCCCGGCCGTTGCCGGATTCGACCGGACCAATCAGCGGTTCGTGTACCGGGTCAACACGGCAGGGGTTGTGTCGCCATCGGGTGATCCGTACCAGATTCAGTTAGGCGCACGGTATAGTTTTTAA
- a CDS encoding glycerophosphodiester phosphodiesterase gives MKSIVLFGLLLSSQMLLAQGQLNRQGHRGTRGLMPENTIPAMKKALDLGVQTLELDVVISKDNQVVVSHDPYMSADISLKPDGTPVTADEQKKINLYQLTYDEIKTYDVGSKPHPLFKEQQHFRAYKPLLGELLDSVAAYVKAKGLPQPSFNIEIKSSPATDNVYHPAPEEFVRLVLPICQQKLGNRFNIQSFDARPLQLIHKQAPTVRLAYLTANTKSVAENLATLGFKPYAYSPYYKGVTAETVKTCHEQGIQIIPWTVNTKPEIESLVQLGVDGIITDYPNLF, from the coding sequence ATGAAAAGCATAGTTTTATTCGGTCTGCTGTTGAGTTCTCAGATGCTCCTGGCGCAGGGACAGCTGAATCGGCAGGGACACCGGGGCACCCGGGGGCTGATGCCGGAGAATACCATTCCAGCCATGAAAAAAGCGCTCGATCTGGGCGTGCAGACGCTGGAACTGGACGTGGTCATTTCAAAAGACAACCAGGTGGTGGTTTCCCACGACCCCTATATGTCGGCCGATATTTCGCTGAAGCCAGACGGTACTCCGGTTACCGCCGATGAGCAGAAGAAGATCAACCTGTACCAGTTGACCTACGATGAGATTAAGACATACGACGTGGGCAGCAAACCGCATCCTCTATTCAAAGAGCAGCAGCACTTTCGGGCCTATAAGCCGCTGCTGGGGGAGTTGCTCGACTCCGTAGCCGCCTATGTGAAGGCTAAAGGTCTGCCGCAGCCAAGCTTCAACATCGAGATCAAGTCATCGCCGGCTACCGACAATGTGTATCATCCGGCTCCGGAAGAGTTTGTGCGGCTTGTTCTGCCAATCTGCCAGCAAAAGCTCGGCAATCGGTTTAATATTCAATCGTTCGATGCCCGGCCATTGCAGTTGATTCACAAACAGGCTCCCACTGTTCGGCTGGCTTATCTTACGGCTAACACAAAATCGGTGGCTGAAAATCTGGCCACGCTGGGCTTCAAACCGTATGCCTACAGCCCCTATTACAAAGGCGTGACGGCCGAAACCGTCAAAACCTGCCATGAGCAGGGTATACAGATTATTCCCTGGACGGTGAACACCAAACCCGAAATTGAGAGTCTGGTGCAGTTAGGCGTCGATGGCATCATCACCGATTACCCGAATCTATTCTAA